A window of Rhododendron vialii isolate Sample 1 chromosome 11a, ASM3025357v1 contains these coding sequences:
- the LOC131306818 gene encoding uncharacterized protein LOC131306818, whose product MTENVEQLSLLYIREIVRLHGIPLSIISDRDPRFISHFWKGLQKALGIDMLGKTGLIGPDIVRDTMEKVKTIRQRIQTSQSQQKSYADKRNRPLTFAVGDYVFLKIRPKKGVIRFGKKGKLSPRYIGPFDIVVKIGKVAYRLVLQPQLDRVHNVFHISMLCKYLALPTHVLNWEDLTIEEDATYKEEPIEIQD is encoded by the exons ATGACAGAGAACGTGGAACAACTGAGCCTATTGTATATTCGTGAGATTGTACGCCTACATGGAATACCCCTCTCGATTATATCTGATAGGGATCCACGTTTCATttcacacttttggaaaggattgcagaaGGCATTGGGAATAGAC ATGCTGGGGAAAACGGGATTGATTGGGCCTGACATAGTACGGGATACCATGGAGAAGGTCAAAACCATCAGGCAAAGAATCCAGACCTCTCAAAGCCaacagaagagttatgcggataaaagGAACCGACCATTAACCTTCGCAGTCGGAGATTATGTATTCCTGAAgatcagaccaaagaaaggagtcattagatttgggaaaaagggaaagttgtCCCCACGCTACATTGGACCTTTTGACATCGTGGTCAAAATCgggaaggttgcgtatcgtcTAGTGCTGCAGCCACAGCTAGATAGAGTACATAACGTGTTCCACATTTCAATGCTCTGCAAGTATCTCGCGTTGCCCACGCATGTCCTCAATTGGGAAGACCTCACAATCGAAGAAGATGCGACGTACAAAGAAGAACCAATAGAAATTCAGGACTGA